In one Bactrocera tryoni isolate S06 chromosome 5, CSIRO_BtryS06_freeze2, whole genome shotgun sequence genomic region, the following are encoded:
- the LOC120777123 gene encoding eukaryotic translation initiation factor 4E1 isoform X1: MMFQSDFHRKKNFANPNLFNNSTAAEKPTSPQQPTPASGRPDAKEETKEQEEVRTEHLFKHPLQNTWTLWYLENDRSKSWEDMQNEITSFDTVEDFWSLYNHIKPPSDIKLGSDYSLFKKGIRPMWEDAGNKQGGRWVITLNKTSKADLDNLWLDVLLCLIGEAFEHSDEVCGAVVNIRGKNNKISIWTANGNNEEAALEIGNKLREALRLGRQNLHYQLHKDTMVKTGSNVKSVYTL; this comes from the exons ATGATGTTTCAGAGCGACTTCCATAGAAAGAAAAATTTCGCTAATCCTAATTTGTTCAAt AATTCCACTGCTGCGGAAAAGCCAACATCTCCTCAGCAACCAACACCTGCAAGCGGCCGTCCTGATGCCAAAGAGGAAACCAAGGAGCAAGAAGAAGTGCGTACAGAGCATCTTTTTAAGCACCCGCTGCAGAATACCTGGACTCTTTGGTACTTGGAGAACGACCGCTCCAAATCATGGGAAGACATGCAAAACGAAATAACCAGCTTTGACACAGTTGAAGACTTCTGGag CCTCTACAACCACATCAAGCCGCCATCTGATATCAAATTGGGCAGTGATTACTCGTTATTCAAGAAAGGAATCAG ACCGATGTGGGAAGATGCTGGCAACAAACAAGGCGGTCGTTGGGTGATTACACTAAATAAGACTTCCAAGGCAGATTTGGATAATTTGTGGCTTGATGTT CTCCTTTGCCTAATTGGTGAAGCGTTTGAGCATTCAGATGAGGTTTGCGGTGCTGTGGTCAACATTCGTGGAAAgaacaataaaattt ctATTTGGACAGCTAATGGCAATAATGAGGAAGCAGCACTAGAAATCGGAAATAAACTGAGAGAAGCCCTGCGTTTGGGTCGTCAAAATTTGCATTATCAGCTGCACAAGGACACAATGGTTAAAACGGGTTCGAATGTCAAATCGGTTTATACTCTCTAA
- the LOC120777268 gene encoding fas-associated death domain protein, producing MGDTTPQHWSYDLLKNIASQELSTPDYVTELKSMFLNGINSPRRYECIRTMADLIDCLERRDVINEQNVEPLRSLGYKRLDEAIDSYIPPQKEPEGTNQYHYMHLANELSNKLTINGHSTPSQHSNITYDNMRRSASMETASLTTSSTGLNNSNIHPYVLTENKRAAIYKMLSQYLGTHWRMFGRELGLREGMMDEIELQHPRDLTTRVYKLLKLFEEDDCNDPKMHLRMIKDALDRTRRKDLRRKIDDILSY from the exons atggGTGATACTACACCACAACATTGGTCTTATGATTTACTAAAAAACATTGCGTCGCAAGAACTGTCTACACCAGATTATGTGACAGAACTCAAATCTATGTTTTTAAATGGCATTAATTCCCCACGTCGCTACGAATGCATTAGAACCATGGCTGATTTAATTGACTGTCTTGAACGGCGCGATGTTATCAATGAACAAAATGTAGAGCCGCTTCGCAGCCTAGGATATAAACGACTCGACGAAGCTATTGATAGTTATATTCCTCCACAAAAA GAGCCTGAAGGTACCAATCAATATCACTATATGCATCTAGCCAACGAACTGTCCAATAAACTAACAATTAATGGCCACAGCACACCGTCACAGCACAGCAACATTACCTACGATAATATGCGACGGTCTGCATCGATGGAAACTGCATCATTGACAACATCTTCAACTGGATTAAATAATTCCAACATTCATCCATATGTTTTAACTGAGAATAAACGTGCTGCCATTTATAAAATGCTCTCACAATACTTGGGTACTCATTGGCGAATGTTCGGCCGTGAATTGGGATTGCGTGAAGGAATGATGGATGAAATCGAGCTGCAACATCCTCGCGACCTGACTACACGTGTATACAAACTGTTGAAGTTATTTGAAGAGGATGATTGCAATGATCCAAAAATGCATTTACGAATGATAAAAGATGCTTTGGATCGAACTCGCCGGAAAGATTTACGTCGCAAAATTGATGACATCTTGTCGTACTGA
- the LOC120777123 gene encoding eukaryotic translation initiation factor 4E1 isoform X2, with translation MVLSETEKNSTAAEKPTSPQQPTPASGRPDAKEETKEQEEVRTEHLFKHPLQNTWTLWYLENDRSKSWEDMQNEITSFDTVEDFWSLYNHIKPPSDIKLGSDYSLFKKGIRPMWEDAGNKQGGRWVITLNKTSKADLDNLWLDVLLCLIGEAFEHSDEVCGAVVNIRGKNNKISIWTANGNNEEAALEIGNKLREALRLGRQNLHYQLHKDTMVKTGSNVKSVYTL, from the exons ATGGTATTATCTGAAACTGAGAAG AATTCCACTGCTGCGGAAAAGCCAACATCTCCTCAGCAACCAACACCTGCAAGCGGCCGTCCTGATGCCAAAGAGGAAACCAAGGAGCAAGAAGAAGTGCGTACAGAGCATCTTTTTAAGCACCCGCTGCAGAATACCTGGACTCTTTGGTACTTGGAGAACGACCGCTCCAAATCATGGGAAGACATGCAAAACGAAATAACCAGCTTTGACACAGTTGAAGACTTCTGGag CCTCTACAACCACATCAAGCCGCCATCTGATATCAAATTGGGCAGTGATTACTCGTTATTCAAGAAAGGAATCAG ACCGATGTGGGAAGATGCTGGCAACAAACAAGGCGGTCGTTGGGTGATTACACTAAATAAGACTTCCAAGGCAGATTTGGATAATTTGTGGCTTGATGTT CTCCTTTGCCTAATTGGTGAAGCGTTTGAGCATTCAGATGAGGTTTGCGGTGCTGTGGTCAACATTCGTGGAAAgaacaataaaattt ctATTTGGACAGCTAATGGCAATAATGAGGAAGCAGCACTAGAAATCGGAAATAAACTGAGAGAAGCCCTGCGTTTGGGTCGTCAAAATTTGCATTATCAGCTGCACAAGGACACAATGGTTAAAACGGGTTCGAATGTCAAATCGGTTTATACTCTCTAA
- the LOC120776772 gene encoding four and a half LIM domains protein 2 isoform X7 has protein sequence MADVDKLSSRMKSRLHLQTKTIGADRIRKAKDNNEDIAVLSMFLPNASAQEENRKFYCTLGDFCRLGDPRATKAGTKKMEYKTRQWHENCFCCCVCKTAIGTKSFIPREQEIYCAGCYEEKFATRCIKCNKVITSGGVTYKNEPWHRECFTCTHCNITLAGQRFTSRDEKPYCAECFGELFAKRCTACEKPITGIGGTRFISFEDRHWHHDCFVCASCKTSLVGRGFITDGPDIICPECAKQRLM, from the exons ATGGCCGACGTCGATAAGTTATCCTCGCGAATGAAATCTCGTCTGCATTTACAAACGAAAACAATCGGCGCCGATCGCATTCGAAAAGCCAAAGATAATAATGAGGATATTGCGGTGTTGAGCATGTTCCTGCCGAATGCGTCGGCGCAGGAGGAGAATCGCAAATTCTATTGTACTCTGGGCGATTTCTGTCGCCTTGGCGATCCGCGCGCAACAAAAGCag gcACGAAGAAAATGGAATACAAGACACGCCAGTGGCATGAGAATTGCTTCTGTTGTTGTGTATGCAAAACGGCCATTGGCACTAAGTCGTTCATCCCCAGAGAGCAGGAGATCTATTGCGCTGGCTGCTATGAGGAGAAGTTCGCTACCAGATGTATCAAATGCAACAAG GTCATCACTTCGGGCGGTGTAACCTACAAGAACGAACCATGGCATCGCGAATGCTTCACCTGCACTCACTGCAACATTACGTTGGCCGGTCAGCGCTTCACCAGCAGAGATGAGAAGCCCTACTGCGCCGAATGTTTCGGTGAATTATTCGCCAAACGCTGCACAGCTTGCGAGAAGCCTATTACCG GTATTGGCGGCACACGCTTCATCTCCTTCGAGGATCGTCACTGGCATCACGACTGCTTCGTGTGTGCCAGCTGCAAGACCAGTCTAGTCGGACGTGGCTTCATCACCGACGGCCCCGACATCATTTGCCCCGAATGCGCCAAGCAGAGACTCATGTAA